tccatttcttcctcctcctccttctcttcctcttcctcctccttttcctcttccttcaccttctcctttctcctcctcctcctctttctagcgctgatgatgttacctagttgggtcgtgaatcATCTGCAAACAGCCCCCAGCTCAGAGACcctcaaggacccctcatttcaaccctgagctacaaatattctccttccttgataaaaggTTTATCTTGCCCGCAAGCCTCATCCCCATGGTTTCATGCCATCCTCACCCCCCTTGTCGTTCCCGCCCCCTCCTCCCCAAACTCTATCACCAGTTCCACCCAGACCGAGGCCCCTCCTTACTGGTTCCGGTGCCGACAGACGCAGAGGATGATCaaggtcaggaggaggaggacggccaGGGGGATGAAGATGCCCAGCAGGATGGCCAGCAAGTCGGGTCCATTGGGGTTCCctggagggggggagaagagcAAAGAAGAGAGCAGGGGAGGGAATGAGGGGCCAGAGGGCCCCAGGCCCCGGTGGGGGGGAGCGGAGTGGGGCTCTGCCTACCTGCATTAGTCGTCTGGCTGACCTCCGGCAGGGTCTGGGGGGTACTGGAGGGGCTGGTTTCCTCCAGCGGGGAATCCTCACAGAGGGACCCGACGTAGCCCTCGAGGCAGAGGCACCGGAAGCCCCCCGGAGTCACCTGGCACCTCCCCTCGTTCTGGCAGGGGCTGCTGAGACAGGCGTTGTCTGCAGAGGGAAAGACGGGCGAGATGTGGCACGGAGGGGAGGCGCCAACCGGGAGCCCCCCCCCCGAGAGCCAAGGAACCGTCCGAAGCGACAGAACGTGGGAAACCCCCACAGACCCTCCTGCCTGGCCTGCTCACCTTGGAAGCAGCCGCGGACGTAGTCGAACACGGCGCAGATCTCCCCTGAGCCACATCCGACCGACGAGCAGTCCAGGACGTCCGTGGCCCGGCAGGTGCATCGCTGGGAGCAGTCCTCCGTCACGAAAGTCTCGTTGATCTGGGGAGGAGGGGGTTTCAGTGCCATGGCGGAAAAGCCTCTGCCCACCCCCAGATGCCTCTCCTCGCCCCAGCGCTCAGCCGCCCTCCTGTCCCCACTCTTTCTCTGGGTCACCCCAGACCAGCCAGACTGGTCAGCGGGTCAGGCTTGGCAGAGTCTCCTtaaagccccctccccacttcctcaGCCTCCCCTGTCAACTGGTCAATTCAACTGGGCGACTCCTGGAACCATCCCTGCCCTGAAACCTTTCGTGGACCGACTCAAGATTGGCTCCAGGTTGGAAGGAGAAATTGAGAAGGTGCAAAAAGGACTCGGATCTCTTACTTTCCCCGGCCCCAaacggaaggcaggcaggcaggcaggcagggagaaagagtgaaagagagagagaaaggaaagaaggaagggaggaagggaggatgaGGTAggttggaggaaggaaggaacagagggagagaaagaaaaagaaaaagggaggaaggaaagaaggaggagatagGTTgaaggatgggtggatggatggaaggaaggatggaagggagggagggaggagaggaaggaagggagggagggagggagggaggaaggaaggaggaggtaggttggaggaaggaaggaaggaacagagggagagagagaaaaagaaagaaaagaaggaaggaaggaaagaaggaaggaggagatagGTTgaaggatgggtggatggaaggaaggaaggaaggaaggaaggaaggaaggaaaagagggaaggagggaggaagggttagggttagggagatgcacagggaaggaaaagagagagggggaaggaaggaaggaggaacacagaccagagggggagggaggggagaaagtgaaagagatgaAATAAGGAAGGAATAGATAGTTTGGAGGAaggaacagagaaagagagaaataaagactaaagaaaaaggaaggaaggagagagagagagagtgtgaaagaggaaaggaggagatagtttggaggaagggaggaaaaagagggagggaggaaggcagagaggaaggaaaagagagagggagggaggaagggagggaagaaaaggaaggggaggggaggggaggggaagaggaaggcagCTCCCACCTGGTAATACTGGCCGTGGTTGAAGCAGCCGCACTGGTTGTAAGGGACGCTGACCAGCCCGCTGAGGACGTAGCCGGGGTCGCTGGCACAGCCCTCCACGCAAGAGGCCTCGCAGCTGGACTGGGCAGCCAGGTTGGCACAGCTTGCAGGGCAGGCAGTCATGCAGGGCTGGTAGCTGGTGTGGGCTGGGCACTCCGTTGctgtggggggagagagggagagagagagagacagacgcaAATCAGGCTTTCTTCTCAAGAAGGGGCGTCTTGTGCCCCCAAGCAGGCAGTTCAGcacagccccccccaccccccggctgatTCAAGGGTGGTGTCTAGGCAGTCCTCAGGTTACGACCATAATGGCATTAAACGGGTCTGCCACGTGACCGACCCTTTTTCAGGATCTCTTTTGCAGCGACGGTCATTAAGAGAATCAGTAAAGTCAGTGAGCGAACCCGTGGTTCCTTACAGGCATGGTCTTGACCAAAACCAAGAATTGCAACAGTGCCAGACGTGCGTTTGTGTGACTGCAGAGCGACCGTCAGAACACCGAATCTGGGTCAGACCGACCCCTGGGTACCTGGGGGTCTATCTGAGTggacgtaagtcaaggaccacctgcctCGACGTTGCCTTGTGGCCTAGCTCATTTGGAGAGGCAGCGGGCAGAGCAGGGCAGATGCCACGATGCCACGCTGGAGAACCTCCCTCTATTTATGCCAAACCCGTGCCAGGGCCTGGGGTACTCACAGCAGCCGATCTTCTGCCGCCACGGCCCCAGGTCCACCTTCTGCTCCTGGCACAGCTGGGCATAGGCCTCCAGGTCTTGGCACAGGAGCTCCGTGTCGTTAAACAAGGCGCACAGATCATAGACGCAGCTCCTGTCAGCCCAAAGGGGAAGCCGTTAGACGCAGGCGGGGGTCCTTTGGCCTCACCCTGGGaccaccccctcccccccgcttcgCACACTCACTCTTGGAAAGGGGCAGGGGACACCACGGCGTGGCAGGCTGAGAAGGGGCCGCTGGGGTCCGACAATGCCCCGCAGGCCTTTGTCCCGTTGACGAAGGCCAGCTGCTCTGGGCTGCAGTCCTCCTCGAACCCCGATTCGGGCTCTTCTTCCGGCTCCTGACGCCTGTCGGGAAAGAGGGGCTGCTTCAGGATTCGCACCCGGGGCTGACAGCCAAGCCAGAGCAACGGCCCTTTGGGCTGCTCAAATCCAtgagactggactagattttaaatttatattggttttaatgggttttattatttatattgttcttttttaattatttggctgggtagaataagttttttaattgatattttattctgtatttatatgtactttttatttgcctgtgaaccgccctgagtccctagggagatagggcggtatataaatatgataaataaataaataaaaaataaataaaatgtggaagATCATGGAAGCAagcagtcagaatagagctggagggaACCGTGGaactcttctagtccagccccctgcccaagcatgAGACTCTaccccattccagacaaacggttgtccagtctctccttaaaaacctccagtgttagagcatgcacaacctggtggcaagctgttccgctggttaattgttctctctcttaggaagtttctccttaattccagattgcctcTGTCCgtgatcggtttccatccattgtttctagtctgcctttaatcaatcaatcaatcacccatagtttccatccattgtttcttgtcttgccttcctgaagggattgatggattgatggatggatggattgactgATTGATCCTTGCTTGATTCTTCCTGGGGACCCAGCGCCCTCCTCCCAGGACCCTTGTTTCGTGCCCCCCAGCTGACCTGACTCTGGCGGGGCCGAGGTTCCCGCTGCCTCTGTCCGGCTCCATCCTCTTGACCGAAACCTGCCAGCTGTTGCCAAAGGCGTTGAGTGTCCGAGCCCGCGTCCCGTCTGGCTTCATGTACTCGTTATTGCGACGGCCATCGTAATTCCCGCAGAGGCCGCCAACCCGCTGCTGGTAGGTGCTGGGCAGGACAATCTCTGAGGACCCAGAGAGAAAGAGGGGCGCTCAGCCCAGCCCCCCACCAGCCTCAccctgggggggggtgtcactccTTAACCTAAGCCCCTACAGgcaatcctccacttacaacaattcatttagtgaccgtttcaaggtacaacggcactgaaaaaagtgacttatgaccgctttccacacttatgaccgttgcagtgtctccGTGGTCGTGTGAGCAAAATGCAGACTGacttgcatttatgacggttgcaatgaacCAGGGTCACGTGGCCCTCTTTTATGACCATCTGccgagcaaagtccatggggaaagcaaattcacttaacaactgcgtcaGTAACCGAAAAACCAGTTATTCAGTTAACCATTGATTGTGAGAAAGGTCGTGAAATAAGGactaagctcacttaacaaccatctcacttacCAGCAGAAATTTTGGCTTCAGTTGTgcagctgaggactatctgtagttggtGCCAGGGTGGCAGCTCCTGAGGTTCAGAGGACCTTCTGGGGACCCCGAAACACCAGCAGAGGGTCTTGTGGgaacccaaccttggcaactttaagacttgtggacttcaactcccagagttcctcagccagctttgctctgggagttgaagtccataagtcttaaagttgccaaggttggagacccctgctctagaatgggTGCGTGTACGATGGGTCACTTTGAGCTCTATGTAAGGAGGGCACCTCCCTGCCTGCTTTTCCAGGGATGCCCAAAGATGatacccccccccccttctgcctACCTGGCACTCCAGCTGAGACCACCTGGTgaaatcccccctcccctttttctacTTGAGAATAGCCTGTCCTTCGCACACAGCCTCCACAGCGGCACCTTGACCTCTCGGCTAGGCCAGAGGGACGAGATCCCTCATGTTCCTGCAGGTTGTTTGTTTCTCATGTCTTCTGAATCCCACCTGCCCGATTGCTGAGATACTTCAGTGCGGGGGTGGGACAGCCCTCCGCCTCCTGATGCACTGGGATTTTGTGGAGTTCACAACAAACACCCATCTCTGCTCTTGAACCTTCCCTGCCCCACAACACTGCCCAAAAGGGGGGTGTTCCTGGCCAGAAACTGTGCTTCAAGAGCCGAGGTCCAGTTAGCGTCCAGCTGATGAGGGAGACGCACAtatcctgccccttccttccttccctccccggaTAATACTGACCGGCAGCATTGCGGCCGTCATACGAGATCGAGAAGCCAAAATTGGTCTGCAAAATCAGTCTGCGGCCCCTCTGGGTGATCTGGAGCCCTTCCGTGGGGGAGTAGGGAGGAGTGACCATCACGCCGTTGACCTGGAAGAAAAGGGTAGCCGTCACTGGGGGGCAGCTGGAGGCAGCAGTTGGGGGGCAGAGGGGAAAGGATACCCAAAGCGACACCTCTGGTGGGTTGttcaagaaaaggaggaggagaaagaagaggaggagaaggagaaggaggatggTCAGAGGCCAGGGGTCTCTAAGAACAGTTGCTGAGTGGACCCGGGATGGGGGCGTCCACATCAGGGACCagagactgttgtgacccaggttcctggactcggactcctggactcggatgattcagaaagtgagggagaagacctggcaaggcctgcttctcctgggccctctccctccctggcacccacccaaagggaggaggaggggccggcaaggcctgattctcccgggccttcttctgatttggcaacgccccaagaacagttttggcgtgatgcaagactgcgcagacgtgaccggcgcgcacagcagaggaagcgttaggacaaagccaaagaatgatgagtcatgcagtgacatctacagaggtTATAAAAGGAGacagagcttcctggctttttgtcttggacaaagcagtgaatttgcgcgggcaaactgtatcaatggagggaagaatatattcgtgagtaatacgtggccagaacatttatctatgtaaataaattagaaaaggaggcctttgactgactctttgttgggagtattgggggagggaaacagaacagagacCATCCAAGAGCCCAAGAACCGAGATGAGCTGGAAAGAAGCACCGTCCGGCCGAGAGCCCCTCCCCGTCCACTGGCGCATCACCCGTCAAACAAATCTCCTGCCTGCTCACCGCCATCTTGCGTCCCTGCATCAGGGTGACGCGGAAGCCCAGCACCTCCACGTAGACTTCACGCAGGAAGGAGACGCGGTGGAGGATGGATCGGCGGTGGTTCCGGCCGGCCACGGAGAGGGGTTCCAGCCCCTCGGGGACTCGCCCCAGCGTCCGAGTCAAGGTGTAGGTGCATCGGCCTTGGAAGTGGTGAACGAAGTTGTCGAAGGTGCGGTAGTGGGGGTCCCCCGAGATCACACACTGATGGAATGCTGCCGGAGAAGAAGAGTTTGCAAAACtgcagagggggagggaaagcaaCATGGAGACCTCCCCCCACGGGGCACCCCACGGACTCACTGGTGGGCCGGCAGTAGTGAAGGCCCTCGTTGCTGGTGGTGCACTGGGACCCCGTCTGGCAGCCGAAAGCCTGGCAGTCAATTTGCCCACTCAGGCAGGTGCAGTGTTGCTGGCAGCCGCTCGTCACCCAGGTGTCTCCAGACTAGAAAGGAAGTGCAGCAGGTGAGGCTCCAGGATCTCCCTGGCCACGCTCGGCTGCTCCCACCTCCGGCCAGTTTCAGAAGGGTGAGTAGCCTCAGCTCTTGTGGGTGTCTGGATGGAAGACCACCAGGTGATCTCCACTTGACAGACCTGCAAAGATCCTGGGAGGAAGCAGCCGGGAGGTTTTTGGGGCTACTCGTACCGTGGGCATCAAAAGGCAACTGGTGCAGAGTTTGGCTCCAGGTGACTTAAGAGTGGCGCTGCTGCCCCTAGAAGACAGGAGCCTCTCGGTCTGGCACAGGCCCCTCCCCACTTACATTGTGGTATTCCTGCTGAGGGCCCCGGCACCCACACTCCCGCATCGGGACACAGGTGAGGTCGCTGAGCACGTAGCCTCGGTTGCAGGCGCAGCCCTCCACGCAGGGTGCGGGGTGGTGGCAGCTGGCAGGCGCATAGAGGTTGGAGCAGGTGGCCGGACAGGGCGAGGCGCATTCGGAGAAGTGGCTGTTTGGAGGGCAGGGAAGAGCTGCCCCAAGAAAAGCAGGAATTATTTTTGGAAACAGAGACTTGATCTCTCCCCTGGTCTTAAACCACTGCAGCTGAGGGTCTTTCTAGTAAGTCACCTGTCGGGTGGGGGAGGCTTTCGCTCCAATCTAATGGCACCAATACTGGGAGTCCTCGATCTacgacacaattgagcccaacctgACACGACAACGGTCAAGCACCCAGATTTTGGTGACGGGacgaatgctgcaatggtcagaacTGGGtataatggtcctaagtcacttgttttggtgccgttgtaactttgaacagccactaaatcgaggactacttggaaTAGCCATTATAACACGAGTACAGGGAGCCTTTGAGttgcagccacaattgagcctgaaatttattttgctaaatgAAACCTTTGTTAAGAGAGTTTGCGCCAtcgtatgacttttcttgccacggttcttaagcgaatcgttgcatttttaaaatcagtcacacggctgttaagtgaaactggattCCCCATGgacctggcttgtcagaaggtcgcaaaaggggatcacgtgaccctgggacgctgcttccgtcataaataggaaccggttgccaagcctcTCAGTTTTGGTCACGTGGCCATGGGGGACGCTTGCGACCgtcgggtgaaaaatggtcacttgaacggtcactaaacgaactggttgtaagccgaggactgcctGTCTGACAAATGGAGGCAGAAGGCCACACACTGGAAGTGCTGGAAGACCGCAAAGTGACAACGGTGAGGCTACTTGGGAATTGTGGCAGATAGGGAGACGGACGCAGAGAGAGACGTTCACCGTTCACTTCATGTGCCGCATTCGCCGGACTGCCTTCCCTCCCGTTCACCCTGATCCTTTGCCTCACCTGCCGTGTtctccctgtgtgtgtgtctgggggGGCTGTCGCCCTTGGCCCCCCCCGGCCTGCTGCCCCCCCCAGAGCGCTTACGGCAGAAGGTGCTGTTTCTCCAGGAGATGTCGGTCACGCCGTGGCTCTTGCAGGCCTCCACGTAGGACTGGATGTTGTCGCAGAGGACGGACGTCATGCCCTGGTACTGACACATGTCGTAAAGGCAGTTCTGGAAGAAAAGCTTCGGGTCGATGAGGGAGTGGCAAGCTTGGTACTTGGGCGCCATGATCTCCAGGCACAAGGCACTCAGGCGCTCCAGGTCCTGGATGGAGCAGCTGGGGTTCAGGTCTGGGCGGTTATCCGGCTGGCAGCTGTCCAcgtgaaggaggaaaggaggggaaaaaaagctgtgATGTTTTAGGAAGAAATTGATTTCCTAGAATTGAATTACAGGGGACGGACtgaatagggcaggggtctccaacctgggtccctttaagacttgtggacttcaactcccagctttgctggctgagggactctgggagttgaagtccacaagtcttaaagggacccaggttggagacccgtcaTATAGGGACTCCTCaaattacgatcacaattgagcccaagtgtcccaaaggtgctttttctagaggcctttctggtttttctttgaaggcgtttcgcttctcatccaagaagcttcctcagctctgactggatggggggggccgggaagggaaggatttatgctccttgcagaccgctggtcatttgcatcctttgtagagagtcgttgaggccacttggaggtttgcctgtgtcctcagggtcacctgagcggtgcccattggaactgctgaaaggagctGTGTTGCAGACTGAGAACAGAGGgtctcatatccctccccctccgtTGAGAGAGGGGTGTgacccctgaggacacagacaaacctccaagtggcctcaaggaccctctcaaaggatgcagaggaccagccgtctgcaaggagtttaaatccttccctcccccaccgtccagtcagagccgaagaagcttcttggatgagaagagaaacatcttcagagaaaaaccagaaagtccggttgcctctggaaaaaaagCACGGAGAATCTCCAGATAATTGAGCCCGAAATTAACAACTGGCACAACCATAATTCTGAGCTCAGTTGCAGTTGTGTTGGGCAACCTGTAGATTTTTTGGAATTGGCAAAGTGCTGCTTCTCACAGTTGTCTAGAAGCCCTCTTGCCACACATTCTTCCAAAATCTATTTTTATCCAGAAATGTCTTCTTATACAGCCCAGatccacacttcttaaaagttgccaaaaacACTATATTTACATACAAGTGTCCTATGCTGCGAAGGTCCTTTGCAAAGTTAGTTATAAGCTTTCTGCTGGTTACGTGTCAAGGTGGGTAGGTGTATACATATGTATGCATATAGCGTATCTACATGTGTGTTATATATGTgaaggcttttatttttttattttttattttatttttatttttatttacatttatatcccgcccttctccgaagactcagggcggcttacagtgtgtaaggcaatagtctcattctatttgtatatttacaaagtcaacttattgcccccccaacaatctgggtcctcattttacctaccttataaaggatggaaggctgagtcaaccttgggcctggtgggactcgaacctgcagtaattgcaggcagctgtgttttttaataacaggctatcttacagcctgag
Above is a window of Ahaetulla prasina isolate Xishuangbanna chromosome 4, ASM2864084v1, whole genome shotgun sequence DNA encoding:
- the ZAN gene encoding zonadhesin, whose amino-acid sequence is MCGNFNNQTADDYLMSNGHLAVNDSQFGNSWKTAGDGDVGCQPDNRPDLNPSCSIQDLERLSALCLEIMAPKYQACHSLIDPKLFFQNCLYDMCQYQGMTSVLCDNIQSYVEACKSHGVTDISWRNSTFCPLPCPPNSHFSECASPCPATCSNLYAPASCHHPAPCVEGCACNRGYVLSDLTCVPMRECGCRGPQQEYHNSGDTWVTSGCQQHCTCLSGQIDCQAFGCQTGSQCTTSNEGLHYCRPTTFHQCVISGDPHYRTFDNFVHHFQGRCTYTLTRTLGRVPEGLEPLSVAGRNHRRSILHRVSFLREVYVEVLGFRVTLMQGRKMAVNGVMVTPPYSPTEGLQITQRGRRLILQTNFGFSISYDGRNAAEIVLPSTYQQRVGGLCGNYDGRRNNEYMKPDGTRARTLNAFGNSWQVSVKRMEPDRGSGNLGPARVRRQEPEEEPESGFEEDCSPEQLAFVNGTKACGALSDPSGPFSACHAVVSPAPFQESCVYDLCALFNDTELLCQDLEAYAQLCQEQKVDLGPWRQKIGCCEYPRPWHGRGVGGAVLNCLLGGTRRPFLRRKPDLRLSLSLSLSPPTATECPAHTSYQPCMTACPASCANLAAQSSCEASCVEGCASDPGYVLSGLVSVPYNQCGCFNHGQYYQINETFVTEDCSQRCTCRATDVLDCSSVGCGSGEICAVFDYVRGCFQDNACLSSPCQNEGRCQVTPGGFRCLCLEGYVGSLCEDSPLEETSPSSTPQTLPEVSQTTNAGNPNGPDLLAILLGIFIPLAVLLLLTLIILCVCRHRNQGTAGRSVTVPCVAPRARSKHLAGQEETRNQLPKPDVAQGLNRKAFVLFPRQTGLGRGIVRDAHRAGEKPPVRY